In the genome of Chitinophagales bacterium, one region contains:
- the asnB gene encoding asparagine synthase (glutamine-hydrolyzing) codes for MCGIAGFISEINIEDDILEAVADSLKHRGPDAYGVFNIPGSNTCMVHTRLSFFDLSDKGNQPMHFQELGLTISYNGEVYNFREIRKELEQKGYTFISDSDTEVVLKAWHAWGTKSIDRFKGMFAFAIYDSKNKKLHLVRDRFGIKPLYYTHQKNTFGFASELKALRASGLFQMDTDWSAVCDFMVYRYVPSPKSIYENVHKLPPAHYLEYDTVANTTAIHEYWKLESGNKKDPKGELPAMVDEFLRKSVQRHSRADVPVGMFLSGGYDSSAIAAYLKQNNYPHAQAFSIGFENWERSEHQYAQIVANHLDIPLQSQLLDATSLDYVDEMPQVYDEPIADISIVPTYLVSKLARKNVKAVLSGEGADEIFGGYWWQKEYYRITHPKSIKGKIKQLINGKADPVKFYADAASMGEFNVDELKKLLHPDLHQYIPEDPLWFYRKHLKKEWSPLKQMQYMDIKCFMAELILVKVDRASMANSLEVRVPFLDHELFETIFSYHEDAYYKSEVKKYCLHENIKGKLPQSIINREKQGFVGPDQYYMKKDFYSKVFQQSKLKKQGTFSDDYLDHLMNKPYDWRKWKIAVMDKWFDKWMA; via the coding sequence ATGTGTGGAATAGCAGGATTTATAAGTGAAATAAACATAGAGGACGACATACTGGAAGCTGTTGCTGATTCACTGAAGCACCGGGGACCGGATGCTTATGGAGTTTTCAATATTCCAGGATCCAATACATGCATGGTCCATACCCGCCTTTCCTTTTTCGACCTGTCAGACAAAGGAAACCAGCCGATGCACTTTCAGGAGTTAGGCCTGACTATTAGCTATAATGGCGAAGTCTATAATTTCAGGGAAATCAGAAAAGAGCTGGAACAAAAGGGATACACTTTCATTTCAGATTCTGATACCGAAGTGGTTTTAAAAGCCTGGCACGCCTGGGGAACAAAGTCCATTGACCGCTTCAAGGGAATGTTTGCCTTTGCCATATACGACTCTAAAAACAAAAAGCTTCACCTGGTTCGTGATCGATTCGGCATCAAACCACTTTACTACACGCATCAAAAAAATACATTTGGTTTTGCTTCCGAATTAAAAGCATTGCGCGCAAGTGGCTTGTTTCAAATGGACACTGACTGGTCGGCAGTCTGTGATTTTATGGTGTATCGCTATGTGCCATCGCCCAAAAGCATATATGAAAATGTACACAAATTGCCGCCTGCCCATTACCTGGAGTATGATACAGTGGCCAATACAACTGCGATTCATGAATATTGGAAATTGGAAAGCGGAAACAAAAAAGATCCAAAAGGAGAATTGCCGGCTATGGTTGATGAATTTTTGCGAAAATCGGTTCAAAGGCATTCCAGGGCCGATGTTCCGGTGGGCATGTTTTTAAGCGGAGGCTATGACAGCAGTGCCATTGCAGCCTATTTGAAACAAAACAATTATCCCCATGCACAGGCCTTTAGCATTGGTTTTGAAAATTGGGAACGCTCTGAACATCAATATGCCCAAATTGTGGCCAATCACCTGGACATTCCGCTACAAAGTCAATTGTTGGACGCTACTTCTTTGGATTATGTCGATGAAATGCCACAGGTCTATGACGAGCCGATTGCCGATATTTCAATTGTGCCTACCTATTTGGTGAGTAAATTGGCCCGAAAAAATGTAAAAGCGGTATTATCGGGAGAAGGAGCCGATGAAATTTTTGGAGGATACTGGTGGCAAAAAGAATATTACCGGATTACACATCCTAAAAGCATTAAAGGAAAAATCAAGCAATTGATCAATGGCAAGGCCGATCCGGTGAAATTTTATGCCGATGCTGCCTCTATGGGCGAGTTTAATGTTGACGAACTTAAAAAATTGTTGCACCCAGATCTGCATCAATATATTCCAGAAGACCCGCTTTGGTTTTACCGCAAGCATTTGAAAAAAGAATGGAGTCCCTTGAAGCAAATGCAGTATATGGACATCAAATGTTTTATGGCAGAACTTATCCTCGTGAAAGTAGATCGGGCGAGTATGGCCAATTCATTGGAAGTAAGGGTGCCTTTTTTGGATCACGAATTATTTGAAACCATATTTTCCTATCACGAGGATGCTTACTATAAATCCGAAGTCAAAAAATACTGTCTACATGAAAATATTAAAGGAAAATTGCCCCAATCTATTATAAACCGTGAGAAACAAGGTTTTGTAGGGCCAGATCAGTATTATATGAAAAAAGATTTTTACAGCAAAGTTTTTCAACAGTCAAAACTTAAAAAGCAGGGGACGTTTTCGGATGATTACCTTGACCACCTAATGAATAAACCCTACGATTGGCGAAAGTGGAAAATTGCCGTTATGGATAAGTGGTTTGACAAATGGATGGCTTAA
- the argB gene encoding acetylglutamate kinase, giving the protein MGAKRALIKYGGNAMLNDTLKIEIARKIKKLTESGYQVILVHGGGPFINSSLEEANIQSQFIDGHRVTTKEALRFIERTLKGEVNSDLVKHLNNAGLNSVGLSGKDGQCIIAEKRMHKDSTGNSVDLGSVGNVKKVNTKLPELLLENAYTPVMTCIAADENFDDFNINADMFAGHLAGALKVDYYIVLTDVDGLLKDINRPESILHQISVNQIPELKNEVIKGGMIPKVESCEIALANGAKTAVILNGTKPESIEDYLIKGKNTGTTITAKNI; this is encoded by the coding sequence ATGGGAGCAAAAAGAGCTCTGATCAAATACGGTGGCAATGCCATGCTCAATGACACCTTGAAAATTGAAATTGCCCGAAAAATCAAAAAACTTACTGAAAGCGGTTACCAGGTGATTTTGGTGCACGGAGGCGGGCCTTTTATCAATTCCAGCCTGGAAGAAGCCAATATTCAATCTCAGTTTATCGATGGCCACAGGGTCACTACCAAAGAAGCACTGCGCTTTATAGAACGTACGCTCAAGGGCGAAGTCAACAGTGATCTGGTGAAACACCTAAACAATGCTGGGCTCAATTCTGTAGGACTCTCAGGTAAAGATGGACAATGTATTATAGCCGAAAAAAGAATGCACAAAGATTCCACGGGCAATTCGGTTGATCTCGGTTCAGTGGGTAATGTGAAAAAAGTAAACACCAAATTGCCAGAACTACTGCTTGAAAATGCTTATACTCCCGTAATGACATGTATTGCGGCAGATGAGAATTTTGATGATTTCAATATCAATGCCGATATGTTTGCCGGACATTTGGCCGGAGCATTAAAAGTAGATTATTATATTGTGCTCACAGATGTTGATGGTTTGCTAAAAGACATCAATCGTCCCGAATCAATTTTACATCAAATCTCTGTAAATCAGATTCCGGAACTTAAAAATGAGGTCATTAAAGGGGGAATGATCCCAAAAGTAGAATCCTGTGAAATTGCTTTAGCAAATGGAGCCAAGACCGCAGTAATACTCAATGGAACCAAACCCGAAAGCATTGAAGACTACCTGATTAAAGGAAAAAATACCGGGACAACAATCACAGCAAAGAATATCTGA
- a CDS encoding aspartate aminotransferase family protein encodes MELSTKQLHEKDQKYYLPTFKRYPLAFKKGSGCYLWDMEDNKYLDVLAGIAVNNVGHCHPKVVKAIQEQAEKLIHISNFYVSPQQVELSEKLTALSGLSRVFLTNSGAESVEGAMKIARKYAFKKGKGGSIIAMENSFHGRTLATIATGKKKYQEGFAPIPEGFYRVPFNSLEAIKAHINNDIAAIILEPVQGEGGIHSVQVEFLKELRELCDKNDILLIFDEIQCGIGRTGKMFAKEHYGVEPDIMTLAKGLGGGTPVGAFLCNEKVARAINFGDHGTTFGGNPLVCAAAIATLNVIEDEKLCENALDLGNWLMEALEKMKTDFPIIKEVRGKGLMIGVELKKPAGELVKMLMEKKILANATADNVLRLVPPLNIKKEELQYLLNNIADCLTEMEKK; translated from the coding sequence ATGGAATTAAGCACAAAACAGCTTCACGAAAAAGATCAGAAATATTATTTGCCAACATTTAAGCGCTATCCACTTGCCTTCAAAAAAGGCAGTGGCTGCTATTTGTGGGATATGGAAGACAATAAATACTTAGATGTACTGGCCGGAATTGCGGTCAATAATGTGGGGCATTGCCATCCTAAAGTGGTCAAAGCCATACAGGAACAAGCCGAAAAGCTCATTCACATTTCCAATTTTTATGTGAGCCCTCAACAGGTTGAATTATCTGAAAAACTCACTGCACTCAGCGGATTGAGTAGGGTATTTCTCACCAATAGCGGAGCAGAATCGGTAGAGGGTGCTATGAAAATTGCACGCAAATATGCCTTTAAAAAAGGCAAAGGCGGCAGTATTATTGCTATGGAAAATTCCTTTCACGGAAGAACCTTAGCAACCATTGCCACAGGAAAAAAGAAATACCAAGAAGGCTTCGCTCCCATTCCGGAGGGATTTTACCGCGTGCCTTTCAACAGTTTAGAAGCTATCAAAGCTCATATAAACAACGATATTGCAGCCATTATTCTTGAACCTGTTCAGGGCGAGGGAGGCATACATTCAGTCCAGGTAGAATTTCTCAAAGAATTAAGGGAATTATGCGATAAAAACGATATTCTTTTGATCTTTGATGAAATTCAATGCGGAATAGGAAGAACAGGAAAGATGTTTGCTAAAGAACACTATGGAGTTGAACCGGATATTATGACACTTGCCAAAGGCCTGGGAGGCGGAACTCCGGTTGGTGCTTTCCTTTGCAATGAAAAAGTGGCCCGCGCCATAAATTTTGGCGATCACGGTACTACTTTTGGTGGAAATCCGCTGGTTTGTGCAGCAGCCATTGCTACGCTCAATGTCATTGAAGATGAAAAGCTTTGCGAAAATGCGCTGGATCTTGGAAACTGGCTTATGGAGGCTCTTGAAAAAATGAAAACTGATTTCCCGATTATTAAAGAGGTTCGCGGAAAAGGGCTGATGATAGGCGTTGAATTGAAAAAACCTGCCGGGGAACTGGTAAAAATGCTCATGGAAAAGAAAATTCTGGCGAATGCCACAGCAGACAATGTATTGCGATTAGTACCACCATTGAACATCAAAAAAGAGGAATTGCAGTATTTACTCAATAATATTGCAGACTGTCTAACAGAAATGGAGAAAAAATAA
- the argC gene encoding N-acetyl-gamma-glutamyl-phosphate reductase, with protein MSDQKLKVAIVGASGFTGSELARLLLFHPLVEIVAITSESHSGKRFSDLHPQFCELLDMNLVPADQMPESKPDAVFLALPHGVSMHYIEKWKAHNFRIIDLSGDYRLSDKSVYENWYKKEHTFPEAFENAVYGLPELHKEKVKNAKLVANPGCYPTASILALAPLFSKGWVKADSVIIDAKSGTTGAGIKASPTTLFSNVNDNFKAYGIKSHRHTVEIQEQLGGLVNANIDLQFTPHLLPLDRGILVSAYASPEKPVNQEVLTELYKLFYKEHPFVRIRKEAPTLKDVRSSNFCDIYPVWDKRTNRIMIFSAIDNLMKGAAGQAVQNLNIMYGFNENAGLEIVPLKP; from the coding sequence ATGAGCGATCAAAAATTAAAAGTAGCTATAGTTGGGGCTTCCGGTTTTACTGGTTCAGAACTGGCACGTTTGCTATTGTTTCATCCCCTTGTGGAAATTGTGGCCATTACATCTGAAAGCCACAGCGGAAAACGCTTTTCAGACCTACACCCGCAATTTTGCGAACTGCTCGACATGAATCTTGTTCCGGCAGATCAAATGCCTGAAAGCAAACCCGATGCAGTATTTCTGGCTTTGCCACACGGAGTTTCCATGCATTATATCGAAAAATGGAAAGCCCATAACTTTCGCATTATCGACCTTTCAGGAGATTATCGCCTGAGCGATAAAAGTGTTTATGAAAATTGGTACAAAAAGGAACATACATTTCCCGAAGCTTTTGAAAATGCAGTGTATGGATTGCCGGAATTGCACAAAGAAAAAGTAAAAAATGCAAAATTGGTTGCCAACCCAGGCTGCTATCCTACCGCATCTATATTAGCCCTGGCACCATTGTTCAGCAAGGGCTGGGTTAAAGCAGACTCAGTGATCATCGATGCCAAATCGGGCACAACAGGTGCCGGAATAAAAGCAAGTCCCACCACCCTGTTTTCCAATGTAAATGACAATTTCAAAGCCTACGGCATCAAGTCGCACCGACATACGGTTGAAATTCAGGAGCAACTGGGTGGCCTGGTCAATGCAAACATCGATTTGCAATTCACCCCCCACTTACTGCCACTTGATAGAGGGATTTTAGTAAGTGCCTATGCCAGCCCTGAAAAACCTGTGAATCAGGAAGTTTTGACTGAGCTTTATAAATTGTTCTACAAAGAACATCCTTTTGTGCGCATTCGCAAGGAAGCTCCTACATTGAAAGATGTGCGCTCTTCCAATTTTTGCGATATTTATCCGGTTTGGGATAAGCGGACCAACAGGATAATGATTTTCTCCGCCATAGATAATTTAATGAAAGGGGCAGCAGGACAGGCCGTTCAAAACCTGAACATCATGTATGGGTTCAATGAAAATGCCGGCCTTGAAATTGTTCCGCTAAAACCATGA
- the argJ gene encoding bifunctional glutamate N-acetyltransferase/amino-acid acetyltransferase ArgJ, producing MNQNITHVKGFKCWGAHSGIKSMRRDLAIIYSETPCAAAACFTQNKVQAEPVKLSKKHLKDNTAQVLVCNAGNANACTGEQGKLGAEAMAKITARMLNLKPEDVIVASTGLIGEPFPTQDIVEGIETTIPKLSKEAKAGSFAANAILTTDTFAKEGFVSYEHEGVEINLAGIAKGSGMIHPNMATMLAFVVTDVNIDKKLLNELLLYCTERSFNLITVDGDTSTNDMVSVMANGQAGNKKITAKSDPAYQVFKDKLLELLIHLAKLIVSDGEGASKFIEYKVSKAKTEDVARKLVRSISGSTLVKTAVYGRDPNWGRIICASGNAGVPFNYKKADLFIGDKNEMIQVLKEGQPADFDRNFVKKLLRESNIRIHLELHTGHAEATGWGSDLTTDYVLFNSVYTT from the coding sequence ATGAACCAAAACATCACACACGTAAAAGGTTTTAAATGCTGGGGAGCGCACAGTGGAATAAAATCCATGCGCAGAGACCTGGCTATTATTTATTCTGAAACACCATGTGCAGCTGCTGCCTGCTTTACCCAAAACAAAGTGCAGGCAGAACCAGTGAAACTGAGCAAAAAACACCTAAAGGACAATACGGCACAGGTGCTGGTATGCAATGCCGGAAATGCCAATGCCTGTACTGGTGAACAAGGCAAACTGGGCGCTGAGGCTATGGCAAAAATTACCGCCAGAATGCTTAATTTAAAACCGGAAGATGTAATAGTTGCATCCACAGGATTGATTGGCGAGCCATTTCCTACGCAAGATATTGTAGAAGGTATAGAAACCACCATTCCCAAACTCTCAAAAGAAGCAAAAGCGGGTTCATTCGCAGCAAACGCAATACTCACTACCGATACATTTGCCAAAGAAGGTTTTGTAAGCTATGAACACGAAGGAGTAGAAATCAATCTGGCCGGAATTGCCAAAGGTTCCGGTATGATACATCCCAATATGGCCACCATGCTGGCTTTTGTTGTTACCGATGTAAATATTGATAAGAAACTGCTCAACGAATTGCTCTTGTATTGCACTGAGCGTTCTTTTAACTTAATTACTGTAGATGGTGATACCTCTACCAATGACATGGTTTCTGTAATGGCCAACGGACAAGCCGGCAATAAAAAAATTACTGCTAAAAGCGACCCCGCCTACCAGGTATTCAAAGACAAATTGCTGGAACTGTTGATTCACCTTGCCAAACTCATTGTTTCGGATGGAGAGGGGGCTTCAAAATTTATTGAATACAAAGTGAGCAAAGCTAAAACAGAGGATGTTGCCAGAAAATTGGTGCGCAGTATTTCCGGTTCTACTCTCGTAAAAACTGCCGTGTATGGCCGCGACCCCAACTGGGGCAGAATTATCTGCGCAAGTGGAAATGCCGGAGTGCCTTTCAATTATAAAAAAGCAGACCTTTTTATAGGAGATAAAAATGAAATGATTCAGGTACTCAAAGAAGGACAACCTGCAGATTTTGACCGAAACTTCGTAAAAAAATTATTGCGGGAATCCAATATTCGCATTCACCTGGAATTGCACACGGGACATGCAGAAGCTACCGGATGGGGCAGCGACCTCACGACAGATTATGTGCTTTTTAATTCGGTTTATACTACATAA
- a CDS encoding cytochrome P460 family protein has product MKKIWVLFTLVSFLVIIEACKKDEVPEGALNDKDLFNLIEKQNYSFYKGNDSRLPGANPNAHGSHIRTLFNPIAQSALDSNGVLPSNATFPDSSIVLKEVFDGENGPFKLYAVMMKLPNHPNQSGGWIWSEYEEDGKTIISIADKGNQCLSCHSAVDNRDLVRTFAFH; this is encoded by the coding sequence ATGAAAAAGATATGGGTGCTTTTCACATTAGTATCATTCCTCGTAATTATAGAAGCTTGTAAAAAAGATGAAGTGCCTGAAGGTGCTTTAAACGACAAAGACTTATTTAACCTGATTGAAAAACAGAATTACAGCTTTTACAAAGGTAATGACAGCAGACTGCCTGGAGCAAATCCAAATGCACATGGGAGTCACATTCGTACTTTGTTCAATCCCATTGCCCAGTCTGCTTTAGATTCCAATGGGGTATTGCCTTCTAATGCTACTTTTCCTGATAGCTCAATAGTGCTCAAAGAAGTATTTGATGGAGAAAACGGTCCTTTTAAGCTCTATGCCGTAATGATGAAACTGCCCAATCACCCCAATCAAAGTGGCGGCTGGATTTGGAGTGAATACGAAGAGGATGGTAAAACCATCATAAGCATTGCCGATAAAGGCAATCAATGTTTGAGTTGCCACAGTGCCGTTGACAATCGGGATTTGGTGCGGACTTTTGCTTTTCATTAA